Proteins from one Sphingomonas sp. HF-S4 genomic window:
- a CDS encoding nucleotidyltransferase domain-containing protein codes for MNARILADALRDPASTATLDAQGWTALFAIARAEQLIGTLAHRLDGLPMPRAAARLLEDARASAAQGRAAALWEAEMARRALGPSGMPVVLLKGTAYVAAGLSAGAGRSIGDLDILVPRERIEEAEALLLAAGWEWVKPDPYDDLYYRRWMHELPPLIHRERDRMIDVHHTILPLTARIAPDAAALIADSELLANGLRVLNPADRIVHAAAHLFADGDLAGGMRNLWDIHCLIEEGAEGLAARAAQHGLTAAVRRAARQVRRLYGTTIDAAWHGWDAADPLFQRRMLARDGWGRPTARVTRLAFYLRGHAMRMPPAMLARHLWTKWRKGARSA; via the coding sequence ATGAACGCGCGCATCCTCGCCGACGCGCTGCGCGATCCAGCCTCCACCGCGACGCTCGACGCCCAGGGCTGGACCGCGCTGTTCGCGATCGCCCGCGCCGAGCAACTGATCGGCACGCTCGCGCACCGGCTCGACGGGTTGCCGATGCCGCGTGCCGCCGCGCGCCTCCTCGAAGACGCCCGCGCCTCGGCGGCACAAGGCAGGGCGGCGGCCTTGTGGGAAGCCGAGATGGCGCGCCGTGCGCTCGGGCCGAGCGGCATGCCGGTAGTGCTGCTCAAGGGCACCGCCTATGTCGCCGCAGGGCTGTCGGCGGGCGCCGGCCGCTCGATCGGCGATCTCGACATCCTCGTGCCACGCGAGCGGATCGAGGAGGCCGAGGCCTTGCTGCTCGCCGCGGGCTGGGAATGGGTCAAGCCCGATCCCTATGACGATCTCTATTATCGCCGCTGGATGCACGAGTTGCCGCCGCTGATCCATCGCGAGCGCGATCGGATGATCGATGTTCACCACACGATCCTGCCGCTGACTGCGCGGATCGCTCCCGATGCCGCCGCGCTGATCGCCGACAGCGAACTGCTTGCCAACGGACTGCGCGTCCTCAATCCCGCCGACCGGATCGTCCACGCCGCCGCGCATTTGTTCGCCGATGGCGACCTTGCGGGCGGGATGCGCAACCTTTGGGACATCCACTGCCTGATCGAAGAGGGCGCCGAGGGGCTTGCCGCGCGCGCCGCGCAGCATGGTCTGACCGCGGCGGTCCGGCGCGCCGCGCGCCAGGTGCGCAGGCTCTACGGCACGACGATCGACGCGGCGTGGCACGGCTGGGACGCCGCCGATCCGCTGTTCCAACGGCGGATGCTCGCACGCGACGGCTGGGGTCGGCCCACCGCCCGGGTTACTCGGCTCGCTTTCTATTTGCGGGGACACGCGATGCGCATGCCCCCGGCGATGCTGGCGCGGCACCTCTGGACCAAATGGCGCAAGGGCGCGCGATCCGCTTAA